In Bacteroidia bacterium, a genomic segment contains:
- a CDS encoding Gfo/Idh/MocA family oxidoreductase, whose amino-acid sequence MDRRKFIKSSVSTSVALGLGPYLLTSNAMDRVKDKTIGVIGLDTSHSVAFSKIINQATEGSPLSGFRITHAFPQGSADIESSVSRIPGYTEDMKALGVTISPSIESLLENVDFVLLETNDGRPHLAQAMKVFEAGKPVFIDKPVAASLEDVIKIFAAAEKYNVPMFSCSSLRFSPTTQEAASGNKIGKIIGADTFSPSKLEPTHPDFYWYGIHGIESLFTLMGKGCKTVRRTAGNGMDVVVGEWADGRIGTFRGIREGHQTYGGTAYGTTGVAAAGLYEGYEHLVVEIVKFFKSGIPPVSKEETLEIYAFMTAADISKAKGGKAVKIADVLKKAGA is encoded by the coding sequence ATGGACCGGCGCAAATTCATCAAATCTTCGGTTTCGACCAGTGTGGCTCTCGGCCTGGGTCCGTATTTATTGACTAGTAACGCCATGGATCGTGTGAAGGATAAAACCATCGGGGTTATCGGACTGGATACTTCTCACAGTGTCGCTTTTTCAAAAATCATCAATCAGGCTACAGAAGGGTCTCCTTTGTCAGGGTTTCGGATAACGCATGCTTTTCCGCAGGGCAGTGCAGACATAGAATCAAGTGTAAGCAGAATTCCGGGTTATACAGAGGATATGAAAGCATTGGGGGTAACCATTTCTCCCTCTATCGAATCACTGCTGGAAAATGTAGATTTTGTATTGTTGGAAACCAATGATGGCCGTCCGCATCTGGCACAGGCGATGAAGGTTTTTGAAGCGGGTAAACCTGTTTTTATAGACAAACCCGTTGCCGCTTCACTGGAGGACGTGATTAAAATTTTTGCAGCAGCTGAAAAGTACAATGTACCGATGTTTAGTTGTTCTTCGCTCCGTTTTTCCCCTACTACCCAGGAAGCAGCTTCCGGAAATAAAATCGGTAAAATTATAGGTGCTGATACTTTTTCTCCTTCCAAACTGGAACCTACCCATCCTGATTTTTACTGGTATGGCATTCACGGCATCGAGTCACTTTTCACGCTGATGGGTAAAGGCTGCAAAACGGTCAGGCGTACAGCAGGAAATGGTATGGATGTAGTGGTAGGCGAATGGGCTGATGGAAGAATAGGCACATTCAGGGGCATCCGGGAAGGGCACCAGACATATGGCGGAACGGCTTATGGTACCACCGGCGTTGCGGCTGCCGGGCTTTATGAAGGTTATGAACACCTGGTGGTGGAAATCGTCAAGTTCTTCAAATCGGGTATTCCCCCGGTTTCAAAAGAAGAAACATTGGAAATCTACGCATTTATGACTGCTGCCGATATCAGTAAAGCGAAAGGTGGTAAAGCTGTGAAAATTGCTGATGTGTTGAAAAAAGCGGGGGCATAG
- a CDS encoding trigger factor, whose translation MNITLEKTGDLTSEIKIHLLSEDYKGKVEEELKRQSKKASVPGFRPGKVPIGMVRKMVGKSVVIDEVTKAISDSLSDYISEQKLNVLGEPLVKEELQEEDFDVNCEKDVQIVFEVGLAPDFELNTAISQEVKKYEIEVDDLFINTEIEKFQDRFADVSNPEIVAEKDVVYGKLQEVDANGAVAEEGFEKMVALNPERVENHDIFLPFIDKGIGEILPLDIFSIAATEEKVGEILFIEPDQLEELKGKSFQFEIKRINRLAKAELNEDFFKKVATSNGWADPDSYTEEAAFRAKLAEQLKNEMEESRDWYLQNQLQKELVASNGLSFPEEFLKKWLLKSNKDATEEDINKEMPEMLKSLNWTLIVNKVNELYPETKVQEEELKEEIKVYIKKRYAHMEELNDDKRMDDLVNYTLQNEELLRMHVKRVSDDKLFRKLNEIITPENTSISATDFTTLLQTV comes from the coding sequence TTGAACATTACGCTGGAAAAAACCGGTGATCTTACCTCAGAGATCAAAATCCACCTGCTTTCGGAAGACTACAAAGGCAAAGTAGAAGAAGAGTTAAAACGTCAGTCCAAAAAAGCTTCTGTTCCGGGTTTTCGTCCCGGAAAAGTGCCCATTGGTATGGTTCGGAAAATGGTTGGGAAATCGGTCGTTATTGACGAGGTAACCAAGGCAATCTCTGATAGCCTTTCTGATTATATCAGTGAGCAAAAACTCAATGTCCTGGGCGAGCCGCTTGTAAAAGAAGAGCTTCAGGAAGAGGACTTCGACGTTAATTGTGAAAAAGACGTGCAAATTGTATTTGAAGTAGGTCTGGCTCCTGATTTTGAATTGAATACAGCGATCTCCCAAGAGGTAAAAAAATACGAAATTGAGGTAGACGATTTGTTTATCAATACCGAAATCGAAAAATTCCAGGACCGCTTTGCCGATGTTTCAAACCCTGAAATCGTTGCAGAAAAGGACGTTGTCTATGGAAAACTTCAGGAAGTTGATGCCAATGGCGCCGTTGCAGAGGAAGGTTTTGAGAAAATGGTGGCACTAAACCCTGAGCGAGTGGAAAATCACGATATTTTCCTCCCTTTTATCGATAAAGGTATTGGTGAAATCCTTCCCCTTGATATTTTCTCAATTGCTGCTACAGAGGAAAAGGTAGGTGAAATTCTTTTTATTGAACCTGACCAACTGGAAGAACTGAAGGGAAAATCGTTTCAGTTTGAAATCAAACGGATCAACCGTCTGGCTAAAGCTGAACTTAACGAAGACTTCTTTAAAAAAGTCGCAACTTCCAATGGTTGGGCAGATCCTGATTCTTACACTGAAGAAGCTGCTTTCCGTGCAAAATTGGCGGAGCAACTCAAAAATGAAATGGAAGAATCCAGAGACTGGTACCTGCAAAATCAATTACAAAAAGAACTGGTCGCTTCCAACGGGCTTTCATTCCCCGAAGAATTCCTGAAAAAATGGCTGCTCAAATCCAATAAGGACGCCACAGAAGAGGATATCAATAAGGAAATGCCCGAGATGCTGAAGTCATTGAACTGGACCCTCATCGTCAATAAAGTCAATGAACTGTATCCTGAAACTAAAGTACAGGAAGAAGAGTTGAAGGAAGAAATTAAAGTTTACATCAAAAAGCGCTATGCCCATATGGAAGAGCTAAATGATGATAAACGAATGGATGATCTGGTAAACTATACCCTTCAGAATGAAGAGCTCCTCAGGATGCATGTTAAACGTGTTTCTGATGATAAGCTGTTCAGAAAACTGAATGAAATCATCACTCCGGAAAACACGAGTATCAGTGCTACTGACTTCACTACCCTCCTACAGACGGTGTAG
- a CDS encoding type I phosphomannose isomerase catalytic subunit, with product MQLYPLSFKTIFKDKLWGGQKIRTILGKEFAPLPNCGETWEISGVAGNVSVVKNGPLEGKNLTELIESFQGRLMGQRVYEKFGNEFPLLVKFIDANDDLSIQVHPDDELAKARHNSFGKTEMWYIFQADEGSGLIAGFNRPLTRELYEIYFESGRIMEILNHEKVTPGDVFFLPAGRVHTIGKGLLLAEIQQTSDITYRIYDFDRRDDAGNLRELHVEEALDAIDYNFYREYKTNYPKVKNEAVTIVSSPYFSTQKIEADQPLRRDYSGIDSFVIFVCVGGSLIIKDQLGNQLPLQLGETCLLPAAIDYVELIPNGEYTLLEAWVPVS from the coding sequence ATTCAATTATACCCACTTAGCTTTAAAACGATTTTTAAGGACAAACTCTGGGGTGGACAAAAGATAAGGACCATACTGGGGAAAGAATTTGCGCCCTTGCCAAACTGTGGTGAAACCTGGGAGATATCGGGAGTAGCCGGCAATGTTTCTGTGGTAAAAAATGGCCCTCTTGAGGGAAAAAACCTTACCGAACTAATTGAATCTTTCCAAGGCCGGCTAATGGGGCAGCGGGTGTATGAGAAATTTGGCAATGAGTTCCCGCTTTTGGTCAAATTCATCGATGCAAATGATGATCTGTCGATTCAGGTGCACCCCGATGATGAACTTGCAAAGGCCCGGCACAATTCTTTCGGAAAAACTGAAATGTGGTACATTTTCCAGGCAGATGAAGGATCAGGGCTAATAGCGGGATTCAACCGGCCTCTGACCAGGGAGCTTTATGAGATCTACTTTGAGAGTGGTCGTATCATGGAGATATTAAACCATGAGAAGGTAACACCGGGAGATGTGTTTTTCCTTCCGGCGGGCAGAGTACACACCATTGGAAAGGGTTTATTGCTGGCTGAAATTCAGCAAACTTCAGATATTACCTACAGGATTTACGACTTTGACCGGCGTGATGATGCCGGAAATCTGCGCGAACTCCACGTGGAAGAAGCGCTCGATGCGATTGACTACAATTTTTACAGAGAATACAAAACAAACTATCCCAAAGTTAAAAATGAGGCGGTTACAATCGTTTCGTCTCCCTATTTTTCCACGCAGAAAATCGAAGCGGATCAGCCTTTGCGCAGGGATTATTCGGGCATTGATTCTTTTGTGATTTTTGTTTGCGTTGGTGGAAGCCTGATAATCAAAGATCAGCTAGGCAATCAACTGCCTCTTCAATTGGGGGAAACCTGTCTGCTTCCAGCTGCGATCGATTATGTGGAGTTGATTCCTAATGGGGAATACACACTTCTTGAAGCCTGGGTTCCGGTTTCCTGA
- a CDS encoding alcohol dehydrogenase catalytic domain-containing protein, translating into MKAAMYYGKEDIRVSQVDVPAIREGEILLSIEACSVCGTDLRTFRNGDKKIAPPRILGHEFCGTVLESRNPAAEFRKGDRVVMYIVLSCGECKFCRSGRENLCNNRTTMSYHHDGAFAPYVVVPEKAIRRKSLFKVTSDQTSEQMSLAEPLGCVTHAHTHLGIGLKDQVAVIGSGPIGAMHAVLARLQGAQSVYMIDINQKRLDMMKRFDIDGTILSTKDGAHLQASLDVTDGDGFDVVIVAVSSAAAQADALEIAGKAARVEFFGGLPKSNPTAVLNTNQLHYKELIISGSYSEKISDFQAAYQMIQSGRFPADKFITHVLPLERIHESFTMMESGEALKVCINPQL; encoded by the coding sequence ATGAAAGCTGCGATGTATTATGGAAAAGAAGATATCCGGGTTAGCCAGGTAGATGTCCCTGCAATCAGGGAGGGCGAAATCCTCCTTAGCATTGAAGCATGTAGTGTCTGCGGAACTGACCTGCGTACCTTCAGAAATGGCGATAAAAAAATTGCTCCGCCGCGAATTCTCGGACATGAATTTTGTGGAACAGTCCTCGAATCCAGAAATCCTGCCGCTGAATTTCGCAAAGGCGACCGGGTGGTAATGTATATTGTCCTATCCTGCGGAGAGTGCAAATTTTGTCGAAGTGGAAGAGAGAATCTGTGTAATAACCGGACGACCATGTCTTACCATCACGATGGCGCCTTTGCACCCTATGTAGTAGTACCGGAAAAAGCCATTCGAAGAAAAAGCCTGTTTAAGGTGACATCTGACCAAACCTCCGAACAGATGAGCCTGGCAGAACCCCTGGGTTGTGTTACCCATGCGCATACGCATCTGGGCATTGGTCTGAAAGACCAGGTTGCCGTCATTGGTTCAGGCCCCATCGGCGCGATGCATGCAGTACTTGCCCGCCTTCAGGGAGCACAGTCTGTTTACATGATTGACATCAATCAAAAGAGACTGGACATGATGAAACGGTTTGATATTGACGGGACCATTCTCAGTACAAAAGATGGGGCGCATTTGCAGGCATCCCTTGACGTTACTGATGGCGATGGGTTTGACGTTGTGATTGTGGCGGTAAGCAGTGCCGCCGCGCAGGCAGATGCACTCGAAATAGCAGGGAAAGCGGCAAGGGTGGAGTTTTTTGGAGGATTGCCAAAATCCAATCCCACGGCAGTATTAAATACCAATCAACTCCACTATAAGGAGTTAATTATCAGTGGATCCTACTCTGAAAAAATCAGTGATTTTCAGGCCGCATATCAGATGATTCAAAGCGGTCGTTTTCCCGCCGATAAGTTTATCACTCATGTATTGCCCCTTGAGAGGATTCACGAATCCTTCACCATGATGGAGTCAGGAGAGGCACTTAAAGTATGCATCAACCCACAATTGTAG
- a CDS encoding GntR family transcriptional regulator, with the protein MTERTLQYQVLYNRLKREILSGVYEIGSVLPSENELCATANLARSTVRQALSQLETEGYIFKQKGKGSIVKSKSRALNILSFQGFSASVNADKISTLSVHVPTLGPWPDNFFSELSEMENNAGCVYFSRVRLLDGSPIMLEKTFVPNLNLPGFSKRFQVTASFFEFLGKQYQIEITGMDQEIRAFSATEEESHWLSVPEKTPLLKIVRKYYTNRPYLQLYSLLFCNTEKYAMSNSSGNSGK; encoded by the coding sequence ATGACAGAGCGTACCCTGCAATATCAGGTTCTCTACAACAGACTTAAAAGAGAGATCCTTTCTGGTGTGTATGAAATCGGGAGTGTATTACCTTCTGAAAACGAGCTTTGCGCCACAGCAAATCTCGCCAGATCAACGGTAAGGCAGGCGTTAAGTCAACTGGAAACCGAAGGTTATATATTCAAACAAAAGGGCAAAGGCAGTATCGTCAAATCGAAAAGCCGGGCGCTCAATATTCTTTCCTTTCAGGGATTTTCAGCCTCAGTAAATGCTGACAAAATCTCCACCTTGTCCGTACATGTGCCAACCCTGGGGCCATGGCCGGACAATTTTTTTTCAGAACTTTCGGAAATGGAAAACAACGCAGGATGCGTTTATTTTTCACGTGTGCGGCTGCTTGATGGTTCCCCTATCATGCTGGAAAAAACATTCGTCCCCAATCTGAATCTTCCTGGTTTTTCCAAACGATTTCAGGTAACTGCCTCGTTCTTCGAATTTTTGGGCAAACAATATCAAATAGAAATCACAGGTATGGATCAGGAAATCAGGGCTTTTTCAGCTACAGAGGAAGAATCCCACTGGCTCTCTGTCCCAGAGAAGACTCCTTTGTTAAAAATCGTGAGGAAGTACTATACCAACAGGCCCTATCTTCAACTTTATAGCTTATTGTTTTGTAATACCGAAAAGTACGCGATGAGCAATTCTTCCGGAAATTCGGGCAAATGA
- a CDS encoding 1-acyl-sn-glycerol-3-phosphate acyltransferase, producing MPNKKYREMTPEELALAIEENKKIYHEHFDPQFLECICREVIQLLDLYFRPVFVGFDELPERNNPDRPLIYACNHSGMAFPWDAIVFGMGLMARHEFQMEKLFRPLTAPMLSASKLMNPFLLRDIWKRGGAIDATGLNFETLMHINESNILIYPEGVPGIGKGFNNKYKLQPFSTSMIRMAIKYRTDIIGISCVNGEYINPHSYSVRPINKFIEKLGIPFLPVAFITPLLVVQPWLFYYAWPAKLTYVKGNRYSPWKMAGNRDIGEVSNEEILQIRDTIQADMQVKLDESVSLFGKKPYQWKELGKNLIRHWRRLPYWIPPGWPALFSEYDRRYYKDKELPSRITSGWFRFWYIVWKNPIVLAYFLPVVGWVPILLRGLKGREKVKPWEGPTKEH from the coding sequence ATGCCGAATAAAAAATACAGGGAAATGACGCCCGAAGAGCTGGCGCTGGCAATTGAGGAAAACAAAAAAATATACCACGAACATTTTGATCCTCAGTTTCTGGAGTGCATTTGCCGGGAAGTTATCCAGTTGCTGGATCTTTACTTCCGCCCGGTTTTTGTAGGATTTGACGAATTGCCTGAGCGCAATAATCCTGACCGACCTCTTATCTATGCCTGCAATCACTCCGGAATGGCGTTTCCGTGGGATGCGATTGTTTTTGGGATGGGGTTGATGGCCCGGCATGAGTTTCAGATGGAAAAACTATTCCGGCCTTTAACTGCGCCCATGTTATCGGCATCCAAGCTGATGAATCCCTTTCTGTTGCGGGATATATGGAAACGGGGTGGAGCGATTGATGCGACAGGGTTAAATTTTGAGACCTTGATGCATATCAACGAATCCAATATCCTGATTTATCCTGAAGGTGTTCCCGGTATTGGAAAAGGATTTAATAATAAGTACAAACTTCAGCCATTTTCGACATCTATGATCCGTATGGCGATCAAATACCGTACAGACATTATAGGTATTTCGTGTGTAAATGGCGAATATATCAACCCACATTCTTATAGTGTCCGGCCGATTAATAAATTTATTGAAAAATTAGGCATTCCTTTTCTGCCTGTAGCTTTTATAACACCGTTATTGGTGGTGCAGCCCTGGTTGTTTTATTATGCATGGCCGGCAAAACTGACGTATGTGAAAGGCAACCGGTATAGTCCCTGGAAAATGGCTGGCAACAGGGATATCGGGGAAGTTTCTAATGAGGAGATTCTTCAAATCAGAGATACTATTCAGGCAGATATGCAGGTAAAACTCGACGAGTCTGTATCCTTATTTGGCAAAAAACCCTACCAATGGAAGGAGTTGGGTAAAAACTTAATCCGCCATTGGCGAAGGCTTCCCTATTGGATCCCTCCCGGGTGGCCGGCATTATTTTCCGAATATGATCGTCGTTATTATAAAGATAAGGAGTTGCCCAGCCGAATCACCTCTGGCTGGTTCAGGTTTTGGTATATTGTCTGGAAAAACCCGATCGTGCTGGCGTACTTCCTCCCGGTAGTGGGATGGGTGCCAATTTTGCTTCGTGGCCTCAAGGGGCGGGAAAAGGTAAAACCCTGGGAAGGGCCAACAAAAGAGCATTGA
- a CDS encoding NAD-dependent succinate-semialdehyde dehydrogenase produces the protein MNEELIEALTGKDWGMFINGKPHYPTISRWETIKSPATGEVIARMVSATPEDVDEAVSGARHAFGSWSSLTGYEREKIIRKATAHVRTQADMIGGLMALEQGKPFAQSRSEITASCDLIDYYAGEAVRVEGYTNSTEKNNLQSWVVYQPLGVCGLITPWNYPVSLLSWKLGPALATGCTTVVKPTEITPLSPMAFCMALTEGGIPAGVIQVITGKGEVGAALVSHPGVVKIAMTGSTLTGKLIMRAASAQLKKVSLELGGHCPAIVCADADLDNAAEVIAYKGFRNMGQSCSSVNRVYAHRSVFDALVEKIKQKALALSIGNGTTESTCDLGPMTTAATLDKVMHHVQDALNKGALLITGGKKPDGVQYAKGHYYLPTVLTEVNKSMKVMNEETFGPVIPIDTFSTLEEAIDKANDSDYGLCAYVFTRDYATTMKLTMALESGTVCVNNGAVNTTYGPYQGWKDSGIGVELSRRAIFEYLKTKHIKVESLS, from the coding sequence ATGAACGAAGAACTAATTGAAGCACTTACCGGGAAAGATTGGGGAATGTTTATCAATGGAAAACCCCACTACCCTACCATATCGCGCTGGGAAACGATAAAATCTCCTGCGACAGGCGAAGTCATTGCCCGGATGGTATCTGCTACTCCTGAGGATGTCGATGAGGCAGTCTCAGGAGCCCGTCATGCTTTTGGGAGTTGGTCATCGCTTACAGGATATGAAAGAGAAAAAATTATCCGGAAAGCGACCGCTCATGTCCGCACACAGGCAGATATGATCGGAGGGCTTATGGCGCTGGAACAGGGAAAACCCTTTGCACAGTCCCGAAGTGAAATTACCGCGTCCTGTGATCTGATTGACTATTATGCCGGTGAAGCCGTACGAGTGGAAGGTTATACAAATTCGACAGAAAAAAACAACCTGCAATCCTGGGTTGTTTACCAGCCCTTAGGGGTATGCGGCTTGATCACACCATGGAATTATCCCGTAAGCCTTCTCAGTTGGAAACTCGGCCCGGCGCTCGCAACAGGCTGCACAACTGTCGTAAAACCAACTGAGATTACCCCATTGTCTCCTATGGCATTTTGCATGGCGCTTACGGAAGGAGGCATCCCTGCCGGAGTCATACAGGTAATAACAGGAAAAGGAGAAGTGGGAGCAGCCTTGGTAAGCCATCCGGGGGTGGTAAAAATTGCGATGACAGGCTCTACGCTAACGGGGAAATTAATCATGCGGGCAGCGTCTGCCCAATTGAAAAAGGTTTCACTGGAATTAGGCGGTCACTGCCCCGCCATTGTATGTGCTGATGCAGATCTGGACAATGCAGCAGAGGTCATCGCGTATAAAGGGTTTCGGAATATGGGCCAATCCTGTAGTTCTGTCAATCGCGTTTATGCCCACCGATCAGTTTTCGATGCACTTGTCGAAAAAATCAAACAAAAGGCACTGGCCCTATCCATTGGAAATGGTACAACAGAAAGCACATGCGATCTCGGTCCGATGACGACCGCAGCAACCCTTGATAAAGTGATGCATCATGTGCAAGACGCTTTAAATAAAGGCGCACTACTCATTACCGGGGGGAAAAAGCCTGACGGAGTACAATATGCGAAAGGCCATTATTATTTGCCTACAGTACTGACTGAAGTAAATAAAAGCATGAAGGTCATGAATGAAGAGACTTTTGGCCCGGTCATTCCCATAGATACTTTTTCCACGCTGGAAGAAGCGATTGATAAAGCGAATGATAGCGATTATGGGTTATGCGCTTATGTATTTACCCGCGACTATGCAACAACCATGAAACTCACTATGGCTCTGGAATCCGGAACCGTATGTGTCAATAACGGCGCAGTAAATACCACTTACGGCCCATATCAGGGCTGGAAAGATAGTGGCATTGGGGTAGAGCTATCGCGACGCGCCATTTTTGAGTACCTCAAAACCAAACATATTAAAGTAGAATCCCTCTCCTAG
- a CDS encoding class II fructose-bisphosphate aldolase: protein MLLSPFQTRQLLGHAFNNSYAVLAVNADSHAATTDALEAARIADAPIIIETSLWQIKGHSYGAGDPVLGVARYLSDLMVLANSEKYFHVPVIYHTDHIKGPETLDILRAAIQGITTHFHDQRVTLCASSISLDASDMSEDENIDTMIRLCRLAEDAGVDVTLEMESAVDDRITPPEETKKLIGSVEAAYPGKIALWAPGVGTQHGFTSDDGYAGFHTGTIEKNIRLLKTLTGRNIGIALHGSTGLPEEKLRAASQCGVTKVNWSSESLYIRSMAAKSYYTEFSEKFDRKHKDWKNSVMDNGVSSFVSQKYIPVVAEKIAILGGQGKGSAFIKSITA from the coding sequence ATGCTGTTATCTCCATTTCAGACCCGCCAATTGCTCGGACACGCCTTTAACAACTCCTATGCAGTACTGGCGGTAAATGCAGACAGCCATGCAGCTACCACCGACGCTTTGGAAGCAGCAAGAATAGCTGACGCGCCCATCATCATAGAAACAAGCCTGTGGCAAATAAAGGGCCATAGCTATGGGGCAGGAGATCCTGTTTTGGGTGTGGCACGTTATCTTTCTGATCTGATGGTATTAGCCAATAGTGAAAAATATTTCCATGTCCCGGTGATCTATCACACAGACCATATTAAAGGTCCGGAGACCCTGGATATTTTACGGGCGGCTATACAGGGCATTACGACCCATTTTCACGATCAACGGGTTACACTTTGCGCATCATCCATTTCACTTGATGCATCTGATATGTCGGAAGATGAAAATATTGATACCATGATCCGCCTTTGCAGACTCGCTGAAGACGCAGGCGTTGATGTAACGCTGGAAATGGAGTCCGCCGTAGATGATCGCATTACCCCACCGGAAGAAACTAAAAAACTAATAGGATCAGTTGAAGCTGCTTACCCCGGCAAAATAGCGCTTTGGGCTCCTGGTGTTGGCACACAACATGGCTTTACTTCCGATGACGGATATGCAGGATTTCATACGGGCACGATAGAAAAAAATATTCGCCTGCTAAAGACGCTTACCGGCAGAAATATCGGCATCGCGCTTCATGGTTCCACCGGACTTCCAGAAGAAAAATTACGGGCGGCTTCCCAATGCGGCGTAACAAAAGTCAACTGGTCTTCCGAATCGTTGTACATCCGCTCTATGGCTGCCAAAAGTTATTATACCGAATTTTCTGAAAAGTTTGACAGGAAACATAAAGACTGGAAAAATTCCGTGATGGACAATGGTGTGTCCTCCTTTGTTTCTCAGAAATATATTCCCGTTGTTGCTGAAAAAATTGCTATACTGGGGGGACAGGGAAAAGGAAGTGCATTTATTAAATCTATCACCGCCTAA